A single region of the Kwoniella shivajii chromosome 10, complete sequence genome encodes:
- a CDS encoding ATP-dependent rRNA helicase RRP3, whose product MSVSGSSEASSSRSHSGSSSPSASRSPSPSPVLEGEVDEDAEFDPSAPEPSASNKSFADLGISSQLCDACRSLGFKKPTDIQIESIPPALEGRDIIGLAQTGSGKTAAFSLPILQNLWENPQPFFALIMAPTRELAYQISQQVSSLGSGIGVRTAVIVGGMDMMSQSIALSKRPHVIVATPGRLMDHLENTKGFSLKSLKYLVMDEADRLLDMDFGPIIDKILKVIPKERNTYLFSATMTTKVAKLQRASLNKPIRVEVSSKYSTVSTLLQHYLLLPLKLKDPHLLYLTNELSSSSMIIFTRTVNDAQRLSIILRRLGFPAIPLHGQMSQSMRLASLNKFKSGGRSILVATDVASRGLDIPLVDLVINYDMPTNSKDYVHRVGRTARAGRSGKSITLVTQYDVEILQRIESHIGKKMEAFNVDKEAVNVLVDTVARASREAALEMRESGTGGSGGKRGRDKGFTKRKFGDNGDHGDDRDRDDDSVQAGGYPRKAGNGKPNKFSGGPGGAKKKVRR is encoded by the exons ATGTCGGTCTCAGGCTCTTCAGAAGCCTCCTCTTCTCGATCTCACTCTGGATCATCATCGCCCTCTGCTTCtcgttcaccttcaccctcgCCTGTActggaaggagaagtagaCGAAGATGCCGAATTTGACCCTTCTGCGCCTGAACCATCGGCATCCAATAAGTCTTTCGCCGATCTTGGCATCTCATCCCAACTATGCGACGCTTGTAGATCATTGGGGTTCAAGAAACCGACTGATATTCAAATCGAGTCTATTCCACCCGCGTTGGAAGGCAGAGATATCATCGGATTAGCTCAGACTGGTTCGGGTAAAACTGCAGCTTTCAGTTTACCAATCTTACAAAATCTATGGGAGAATCCTCAACCCTTCTTCGCCCTCATAATGGCTCCCACTCG TGAATTGGCCTACCAAATATCGCAGCAAGTTAGCTCCTTAGGTTCTGGAATAGGTGTAAGGACAGCTGTTATTGTCGGTGGAATGGATATGATGTCTCAATCCATCGCATTGTCGAAAAGACCCCATGTGATAGTAGCCACTCCAGGTAGATTGATGGATCATTTGGAAAATACAAAAGGCTTCTCGTTAAAATCACTGAAATATCTC GTAATGGACGAAGCGGATAGATTACTTGACATGGATTTCGGACCTATAATCGATAAAATCCTAAAAGTGATACCAAAAGAACGTAACACATATTTATTCTCCGCTACAATGACTACGAAAGTAGCTAAATTACAAAGAGCAAGTTTGAATAAACCTATCAGAGTTGAAGTCTCTTCGAA GTATTCAACAGTATCAACCTTGTTACAACATTacctacttcttcctctaaaACTCAAAGATCCTCATTTGCTCTACTTGACCAACGAgttatcatcttcttcaatgatTATATTCACGAGAACAGTCAACGATGCACAGAGACTTTCTATCATCTTGCGTAGACTTGGTTTCCCGGCTATACCGCTTCATGGTCAAATGTCACAATCTATGAGATTGGCAAGTCTGAATAAATTCAAATCGGGTGGTAGGAGTATTTTGGTAGCTACGGATGTTGCAAGTAGAGGTTTGGATATACCTTTAGTTGATTTGGTAATT AACTATGACATGCCAACCAATTCTAAAGATTATGTACACAGAGTTGGTCGTACAGCAAGAGCCGGtagatcaggtaaatcaataACTCTAGTAACACAATACGATGTCGAAATCCTACAAAGAATCGAATCGCATATTGGTAAAAAAATGGAAGCGTTCAATGTAGACAAAGAAGCAGTGAACGTTTTAGTTGATACAGTCGCAAGGGCAAGCAGagaagctgctttggaaATGAGAGAATCAGGAACAGGTGGTTCTGGTGGTAAAAGGGGCAGAGATAAAGGTTTCACCAAAAGGAAATTcggtgataatggtgatcATGGggatgatagagatagagatgatgattctgtTCAGGCAGGGGGTTATCCAAGAAAAGCAGGTAATGGTAAACCTAATAAGTTTAGCGGTGGTCCAGGTGGTGCCAAAAAGAAAGTCAGACGGTAG